GATTCAGGCTCAGATTCATCTGCCGCATTACTTCGCTCTTCCATAATTGGAGCCAGGCTGGGAACGTAGATCTTTTTTTGACCATACCCAAGTTTGTTTCTTACTAATTTTATAGGCACAATATTCACTATCCTCGACTTTAAAATATATATGAAGCGGTCTATTTCAGCCAGATTGAGGGTCGGCCGGAATTCTAACGAAAAGGCCCACTTTTGTACATAATTTAAACATCTGTAATTTTCTTGATTATAATCAGCATCTAAGGAGTCTATTTATCTCGGTTGATGACAGTTATGTATCCTGGAGTCAAATACAGCTTCAATATTATGTCCATTCGGGTCGATTATAAAGGCAGCATAATATATTTTTGTATATTGTGGCCTTAATCCTGGAGCGCCATTACATTGGCCATCGGCAGCTAACGCTGATTCATAAAATTTTTCGACCTGTTTTTAGCAATTGGCTCGAAAAGCGATATGACATGGCGTTCCCCTCTCACCGTCTTTATATTGAGCGATTTCGAACAGAGCTCCGTTCCCTATGTGGAATGCCCAAAATTTTCCCTCATCTCCAAAGGATACCTTATAATCAAAGGTAGGAAAACCTTTTCGTAAAAGCGTTTGCTTTTCAAGAGATCAGTTACATAAATTGTCACATGGTCAATCATGCTTTTTCCTCAAATCCTTGGTTGCTTATCAACGAGCAAGTTACTTTCAATTCCGCCAGTTTGCTCCGTAGATTTGGGTTCTAACAGCATTACATGCGCTTCCTCATCTGCAACAGGTTTATGTTCAACTCCTTTTGGGACAATATAAAATTCACCTTCATTTAAGGTAACTATTCCATCTCGAAATTCAATTCTGAGCGTGCCTTTTACTACTAAAAATAACTCATCTTCTTTGGCGTGGCTATGCCACATGAATTCTCCCTTGAACTTTGCCAGCTTGACATATTGCCCATTGAGTTCTCCAACAATATAAGGAGACCAGTGCTCATTAAAAAGGTTAAATTTTTCGGCCAGGTTCACTTTTTTCATTATACCCCTGCTAAATTTGTACTTGTCTCGTTGACCACGATTAAGTTGTTATGAGTTAACTTCCCTTGTTCTGTAATGAGGCTAATAGCTCAATAATTTTTTGAACAGACTCATTTACAGTATGTTTGGAGGTGTCAATAATCATAGATATTGATTCCCATGGTTCATAATCTCTATTTAAAACATCTTTCCATGTAGGTAGTTTATGACCGTTTATATCTGCCACTCTCTTTTCTATCCTGCCTTGATGTTGTATTTTATCTGAACAAATTAATTCAATTTCTACATAATCAGTATCCGCTTCTTTAGCAACCTGGCGCCAGTCGTGGCGAGTAATGGCAATTGGATTAACTGAATCAGCAATAACATCCAGGCCCAACGCCAAATTTTCTTTCGCGATAGCATAACTTATTACATAACCTTCAGAGCCTATTATCAATGAATCAGGGTAGCCCTCTAAATTTTTTAATGTTTGCTCAACAGTATCCACTCTCAGGTAAACAGCCTTCAAGCGGCTGGCTACTTCCTTTGAAATTGTTGTTTTACCAGTTCCTGGCAGTCCACCAAAAATAATTAGCATTCTAATTCCTGTAATTGTGCGGATAAAACTCGTCTTACCGATGTTCGGCCAATGCCAAGTCTTTTAGCAATTTCAGATTTACTAAATCCTGATTTAAATAATGTATCTATTTCACTTTCGTATTTTTTTGTTGTTGCAGGTCGACCGTGATTTTTTCCTTTTTGTCTGGCATGAGCGATACCGGATTTAACACGTTCCCTTAAAATTTTCCGTTCAAATTGACCTCCGACCGAGATCTTTGTAAAAAAGGGTCATGATCAAATCTCACTCAAATTATGCACTTTACACCGTAGGTATACTATGTTTTTTTATTTTATCTCAAAGCCCAACCATTTCCATATTGGGTTAATATCGTCAAGGCTCGCCTATTATAGGCAAAGAACCTCTTTGATTTAGTTAATCATAGAGTCTAAGTATGGACATGACCCTTTTTTACAAAGATCTCGGTCGGAGGTCAAGGTGAACAATGTGCAATTGAATGAGGCCTAATCTATCTCAATAGGAGTAAATATGATATCCAATCTCATAAAAAGCAAATAAATCCTCCTACCGATGTGGGGGCCGGAAATATAGTTATAATAGTTTCTTCAAAAAAGTTCGCTTTTACGCTCATCCCGATCCGTTTGAAAAGGACTAAGTCGAGAAAGTACTTTTGCGCGAACATCCCCTTACTCATATCCAAAGGGATGGTATACGAACACAACCCATCGTCCCATTTTCTCAAAGTATAACCCTATGGCAATTCTTCTTATTGTTTTTAATAGTCTAAAATTATCTAACCATCCATTTGGAAAGGTGAAATCTCCTTCGGTCTTGTTTGCATCCCAGTATCATTAGTGTCTATAGAAGAAAACAATGAGCTCAAATTCCATCTTTTAGACTCGAAAACAAAATCTCGCGTGCGCTATCAACGAGTCAGCGAAGAAACCGGAAATGATGACGAAGCGTAGTTTTAAGCCAGGTTTGACAGCATATCTAGCCCAGAGTGGAAATGAACTAAATATGCTTTAGAAAATTTTAGTCTACCTTAAATTGGAAACTTGACTCTTGAACTGTTTTACTTCCAGTATCTAAAGAATCAAGATTTGAGCTGCCAAATAATGTTTGAGGTGTAGATATAAGTAGTTCGGCCAATTTTGCTTCATTCAGTTTTATTTCTTCCTCGGTAATAGAAGAGTCCTCTGGTGCAAATTTCTGAGCGTGGCTAAGAGCCTCTTCAGCCTTCCTCCATTTTTTCTCTAATCTGTAAGTACAAGCAATATTTAACCATGCATCCGCAACTTCTTGTTTATCGTCTGTTTTTTCCAAGATGGACGAAAAATAATTTCTGGCCTCAGAGAAGCAATTCTGTTTAAAAAGAGACATTCCAATTTGATTAATGACAATAAGGTGTTCTGGATCAAGATACATTGCTTCTAAATAAATTACTTGTGCATTTTTATAATCTTTATTTTTATACAAGTGATGGCCATATTGCGCTAAACATTCTGTAAGGTTAGATGAAATAATATTTTTTAAGGCTAGGTCTTGCTCGTGACATAAGGATAATGCTTTTCGGTAATATTGTATTGCATAACTAAAATTGCTAGTGATATTTTTCTGTATAGCCTCCACATTTTCAACCGCTCTTTCAAGAACTTCGATGTATTGTTCATACCAACTGGCTGCAGTTTGTAGAAATACAGGATTGTCACTACATAGCTCCAAGGCTTTTTTGATAAAAAACAGTGCTCCTTTAAAAACTTTCGCGCTGCTTGCCAGATCTGTTTCAAGATAATGCAGAGCAGATTTTATATAAAACAAACCCATGTTGTTCCAGGCTGAAGCTGCGGATGGATAAATCTTAGTTGCCGTTTCGTAACATCTTAGTGCTGCAGTGTTCTTGTTTTCCGCTTCATAACATTGACCTAGTAAATCGAATGCATAAGAAACATTGGCTACTTCATCTGAATTATTTTGCCTTAATTCAATGAACTTTTTTAAGGGGGATAGAGCTTGTTGTTTTTCATCACAAAAAAAGCAACATTTTCCTAAATAAAAATAGCTTTCTGCTACTTCTGGATTTTTTTCAATTGCTTGAAGGAAAAAATCTTTAGCTATTCCATAATTATGTTCATCAAGTGCTTTTACTCCATCTGCATGGAACGAATTAAACATACTCAATCCTAATTTATCACTATTAAAAAATTGCTTCTAATTTTATCATGGAAGATAACTTAAGTAATATAAGATTTAAGAGATAAGTACTTTCCATAACTTAGATGTGTGTGTATCATTTTTGGTTTTAAAGAGGTTTATTGAGCAAAAGTTCATATTGGGTATAAAAAATTAAACGGTTAAATTGATGGGCGCTCGTATTATGAAGGATTCAATCCATCTTGTTTGCCCACACTGTTAAACAACAAATCGCTTGCTCTCTACGCGATTGGTCGAGAACCCAAAATATGGGAAATGTCAAAAAGCACTCTTCGAAGGAAAACCTGTTTCTTTAGACGCAGCACAGTTCGATCTTCATTTCCAAAAGAATGATATTCCAGTGTTTGTTGATTTTTGGGCCGAATGGTGTGGCCCATGTAAAATTATGGCACCTTATTTTGAAAAGGCTGCAACACTTCTGGAGCCCTAAGTTAGGTTTGCTAAAATCAATACGGAATCACAACAAACGTTAGCTGCTCGCTACCAAATCCAAAGCATTCCCACTTTAATACTCTTTTATCATGGAAAAGAGCGCGCTCGACTGTGGTACTATGCGTGTCATTATGTTGCCTCATAATTCTCTCCTTGATTGGATTTCCATTTGCTCCTTTTTATCAGCTCAACGCTTCTGTTTACATGTCGGCTTACCAAAACCGACTCTCTGCCTGTAAGAGCAATAATAAAAATAGTTGTTTAATCATTCAAATTTGCAATCAGGTTTTCTCTTTGACATAGATGCTCAAGAAATGACTGGCCCATAGACCAGTCATTCAGAACGAACTAATCCGCTTTATAGCAATAAATTTCTTTATCACCGGTATTTACTGGCTTTAATACTAAAGGTTCTTCACCACCACCTTCTGTTTTATTCATAAGGCAACGATAGCCAGAGAACGTATAGTAATAATTGCCCTCAGGCATTAAATACCCTTTTTGGGTCGTATATGTTTTATTATCTTCATCAACAGTTATTGGGACACTTTTCCATGTATTAGTTTGAGTATTAATAATATTTTCGGCACAAACAGAGGAAATAGATGAGATGAAGAGGACACTTAAAATAATTTTTTTCATTAAAATCTCCCTTGTAATATAAAATCCATTTAAACTACTCGGTCAACTGTACAAACTATAGTATGAAATTTCACTTTTACTAATTTTAATTCTAACGACATGAAGGTGAAGATCAATGACCGTTCTTGTTATTTAGGAAAAGCCTCAATGAAGTGCATTTCTTTTAGGCCAAATGGATAAAGTAAAAAGAAAGCGTTCCAAGATATCCTAAAATGACGAAGGCCACCTAAGTGGCCTTCCAGCAACCAATATCTTTTATAAAAAAGAACATGGTTACATTCTAATTATAGGAGAGCAATCTAATTGTGTCAAATTTGACCAGAATTAATGGCTCTTGCTTCACCTCAAATGATGTTCATTAAGTTTCATTTGGCCCAGGGAAATCAAAATAAGAAATTTCTTACATGATAAGCAGCGGTTTTGACTGTAATTTACTCTAATTGTTCGCTATGATTAGTTCAGTACGAGGAACGACAGCGGATGTCTTTAAGGATGATTCGAGCGCATCAAGGATGATGCATACCACAAGGATGTGGTTTGTCTCCTCGGAACACGAATTAATCTCCGTCTCTGTAAATAAGCGCTCACTCTTCTGGTAAAGTTATTACCAGTGTTCCTCAGTACATTTATCCTTAGCTATTAACAGTTCTGTGAGAGTGGCCGTGGGTATCTTTAGATGCAATTTCCATCTTTATTATGAATGATAAGTTCAGCCCACCTTTCTTTTACTCAACATTTTTAAGGCTAAAAGCTTTCACAAAGACAAAGTCATGCGTACTTTAAACACGTTATACCAAGAATCTAATTGAGGATAATACTAAAAATACCCTAATTTACTTTCATTTCAGTAACTCTTCACACTAAAAGATTATTTTTTAATTAGTTATTGTGGCTCCAGTACCTTGTATCACTAACAAAAATTGAAGATTAGTCTAATTAACATGCTACTTAGTTAGACATTCAATAAACAAGCTTCTAGAATTAAAGTGATTGCCAATATCGAAAATTACTACGTTTGAATCAACCCAAGCGCTGACGTTTTATTGTAAATACATAAAATATATCACGGCTAGGTAAACTGACATCGCTTTATTCATGACCAATCTCTACATTATTCACTTACAAGAGATTATCGATCAAGGACTACTCTAGGGAATGATTATGGGTCTTAGTCAATATAAAAAAAAGAGAGATTTCTCAAAAACACCGGAGCCTAAAGGAAACGTAGGCAAAGAACCTTCACGCCTTTTTATTAT
The Legionella lytica genome window above contains:
- a CDS encoding VOC family protein, giving the protein MIDHVTIYVTDLLKSKRFYEKVFLPLIIRYPLEMRENFGHST
- a CDS encoding cupin domain-containing protein, whose amino-acid sequence is MKKVNLAEKFNLFNEHWSPYIVGELNGQYVKLAKFKGEFMWHSHAKEDELFLVVKGTLRIEFRDGIVTLNEGEFYIVPKGVEHKPVADEEAHVMLLEPKSTEQTGGIESNLLVDKQPRI
- a CDS encoding AAA family ATPase, with the protein product MLIIFGGLPGTGKTTISKEVASRLKAVYLRVDTVEQTLKNLEGYPDSLIIGSEGYVISYAIAKENLALGLDVIADSVNPIAITRHDWRQVAKEADTDYVEIELICSDKIQHQGRIEKRVADINGHKLPTWKDVLNRDYEPWESISMIIDTSKHTVNESVQKIIELLASLQNKGS
- a CDS encoding helix-turn-helix domain-containing protein produces the protein MSVGGQFERKILRERVKSGIAHARQKGKNHGRPATTKKYESEIDTLFKSGFSKSEIAKRLGIGRTSVRRVLSAQLQELEC
- a CDS encoding Ku protein; the encoded protein is MSFGLVCIPVSLVSIEENNELKFHLLDSKTKSRVRYQRVSEETGNDDEA
- a CDS encoding tetratricopeptide repeat protein — protein: MFNSFHADGVKALDEHNYGIAKDFFLQAIEKNPEVAESYFYLGKCCFFCDEKQQALSPLKKFIELRQNNSDEVANVSYAFDLLGQCYEAENKNTAALRCYETATKIYPSAASAWNNMGLFYIKSALHYLETDLASSAKVFKGALFFIKKALELCSDNPVFLQTAASWYEQYIEVLERAVENVEAIQKNITSNFSYAIQYYRKALSLCHEQDLALKNIISSNLTECLAQYGHHLYKNKDYKNAQVIYLEAMYLDPEHLIVINQIGMSLFKQNCFSEARNYFSSILEKTDDKQEVADAWLNIACTYRLEKKWRKAEEALSHAQKFAPEDSSITEEEIKLNEAKLAELLISTPQTLFGSSNLDSLDTGSKTVQESSFQFKVD